The DNA segment ggataatttagggaataacattatgccgattggcggctaaataattaaaactacgattatactgtgattgtgttcagagtacattttcctttgtttgaattatgaaatttgaggattttttaaaagttgtcaaaacagctgttttaaaaataaaatatcgacatgtgtgttcttttgaataaactgctctacctacctacctcacgcacgagaagaaggttacaaagtaaatttctcaaggatgaggtggaccccCTGTCAATTTCTCaaggaggagactcatgctagttaatagagctgatatataactatacagggtatgaaattgaaaaaaatcggtcatttttgagaaaatcgtgatagaaatttaacaaaattcattcttctcaggaatattacggaatggagttatcgtgatcacagacatacacacatacacacacacacatacacacacacacacacacacacacagaccaacacccaaaaatcatgtttttggactcaggggaccttgaaacgtatagaaaacttgaaattggggtaccttaattttttttggaaagcaatactttccttacctatggtagtagggcaaggaaagtaaaaatggccaatttctatattcttcTACACTTCTTTCTTCTCGGCTTGTCAAGGCGATCCAAAAttatgcatcataagtcaaattaggtcaaaaaatggaaaatttattgttgagtgtacttgagcccatattccaatacatattatccacttaattttttttgtttaaatactatctgaagcctgataattgggaatctaaaatcaaactttgcatagatgaggcggagctcctgaaatttttacagatatgggtcttgtggcagttgatagagcttatcaatgaatattttaggtttaaatttgatcaaaatcgttggagccgttttcgagaaaatcacgaaaaaccctgtatttgacaacattttcgccattttagccgccatcttgaattgcattcgatcgaaattgttcgtgtcggatccttgtactgtaaggaccttaagttccaaatttcaagtcattccgttgattgggacatgagatatcgtgtacacagacgcacatacactcatatacacacacacacactcacacacacacacacacacacacacccaaaaaccactttttttttactcaggggaccttgaaacgtatagaaattaagaaactggggtaccttaatttttttcgggaagcaatactttccttacttacctatggtaatagggcaaggaaagtaaaaaatggccaatttctatattcaaagctatgtatctcggtaaccccttataaaaatcattacttgatcttgaaatgtacaatagaattttctctttcatctgctgtaaacgattcatgaataaatatgttgataaagtgagatttgattgttgaaaaaaatccggaaattttAGATATTTTCCTCTTATTAACGGTtatggcagttctatgatagggaaaagtgattcaagatggattttaggcaactgagctcgtagagaatgaatttatctacaatttggaatcaatcgtgagttcctatgatgtatcagactcgttttaggaactcttgatcaacagtaaaatcaagaaaaaaatgtaaaaactgaaatcgccatttatAAAACcttctgtaactttcgaattgtattggaatcgaaagtattatttattggagtgggtagaaggggacaattttcacatcctcaAAAAATTTGggaattttatcagaagtatttcacaagacatgcagctttgaatatagaaattggccattttttgtgtattggaatatgggctttagtacactcaacaataaaatttccacttttcaaccgaatttgacttatgatgcatgattttggaccgcctgaaatgaagtgcatctaacgggtgattctcatagatcTTAATcacatgaacttatgtcatagtgcgaaatatcaatgtgaggacaatgtagttgatgatgatggttgTTGAATCTGAAAATTACGTGTCTTTCACAATACAAGGGGCATTGTTGTCAGGTATACctgaaaatctatttgagatagagtGCTCTCCCTGATTTCAGATTTTAGAGCctaaaaatacgcccagagggatttcgaattatacatctgaatggtaacaatcggaagatattgttgataaaaaaacttcatcaaaattgatttttttcttcaaatttcactcatttttgaaaaatcataactcagtactcattggagatagagagttccgaatgatcacattttattcagaattttataatacgcctctccactaggaaatactgaaatgaagtgaatCTAaagggtgattctcatagaacatgatctcatgaacttgtcattgtgcgaaatatcaatttgaggacaatgtagttgatgatgatggttgaagctgaaaattaggtgtttttcacaatacaagaagcattgttgtcaggtggaaatctatatgagatagaacactctacctgatctcagattgtagagcacaaaaatacgcccagagggattttgaatttatacaccgaaatggtaacaatcggaagatattgttgatcaaaaactaaaattcatcaaaattggttttttttctctaaatttctctcatttttgaaaaatcataactcagtacccATTGGAggtagagagttccgaatgatctcattttattcaaaaatttataatctaaaaaaaatgcgagagcaaattttctgtccgattacgagatttggctgAAATAGCTGAAagctggaaaatgagccgaaaatacgaggtttttgggccattttGTATcgagcacaaggaaattttgcatgaagaaattggttctgtacttctcttatgtacccaaataatatattaaaaaatcagaactacaatagaaattgcatgcaccaatgtatatggTGACTGGACTATACTGTGTGTGATCTATGTTGTAATGAGATTtttctggaaataaaatattattattatattattacagtattataattataatttgagaaatatcaATGCTTACCTTGTTTCTGATTCTCCGTTTCGTTCTCGGATCTTCTCCCTGCTCTTTCAGTCTTTCTTTACTATCACCCGATTCTTCCTTGCCTTGGTCTCTGCGTTCAGCCAACGACTTGACCGATACATTCTGGTCGCCTGACTCCAAAGAGCTTCGCCTTCCACTTTCTCTTCGCTTGTGCTTTTCGCCATTCTCTTCTTTGCCATCTTTGTACATTTCCATTGAATTTCGCCGTTTTATACATTCTTCTTTTTTGTCTTCATTCGACATGAAACTAGAAACTTCTTCATTGGTTTTAATGTCTTCGTCATTAACACCAAGTTCGATATCAGATCctcttttcatgatgattttacTATCTTTACTGATGCCAGCTTTTTTGTTGTTTTCTTCTGGTGTGTTTTCTCTATCCATTGATTCTGAGTTACTTCTCCCGTTATTATTTTGACCATCTATAGAGTTACTCGATTCTAATTTCGATGATGGATCCCTGCCGTCACCGTCACCTGCGTCAGCTTCAGATGATGTTGCTCTTTTACAACTGCCACTTGACTCACCGGCATCGTGACTGACATCTTTGGAAACAAGTCTATCTGAACTATGgcaatcattatcattatttgatgACATTTTCCTGTCACTAGCTTCTTTAACTTTCTTATCGAAATCTTTGGCTCTCTCACTATGCTTTTTCCATTCACCTGCATCCTCAAATCTTGAACTATAAGAGCTTTTTGCCTTTCTATCCACACTCGAAGGCGGGCCTTTGGAGCCACCTGATCCAGATCTGTCTTTGTACCTCTCGTTGTTATCAAGGGCTCTCTTTTCTGCAGCTGCCTTCTTATGCCGAAGTCGTTCTTCCTTCCTCTTCAGTGCTCGTTCTTCTCTATAACGCCGTCTCTCTTCATTTCTCTTCGCTCTTTGGGCTTCCTGGTACTCCTGATACGCTTGACCACTTGTAACTTTCTTTTGCGTTGTTGTACTATTCTCACTGGTATCTTTTTCTTCGTCTTGTACTTTTTCCgttttttcatcataataatCTTCGTCATCTTTGACATCTTCATTGTCCTTTGTGATCTGATCTTCTTCTCTGGTTTCGTCGTTGGAAGACTTTTGGGATTTGCCGAGACCTGGTTTTCGCTTTTGATCTTCTCGTTTCTCCACTTGTTTCGGTTTTTCATCTTGGTAACTTTTCCACACTCGAACcctattctctctcactctgcaACAAATAAGGACGAAAACTTCTATCAACGATAACAGGATACATCTTGTGAATCAAAAAACTACTTAATCTAAGATATGAGGCGCTTGACCTTACATGATAGATTTAACTCTTAAGGTTTTAGGTGATTTGAATCTAAAGTGAAACTTTCAAGcgagaaataaatcaattatcaGACAAAAAAGAACAGTTATTGCGTGATATGATAGGTTGGATATACAAAGAGATTATGATGACtacaataaattatgtagaTAAATACAATGTTTTAGCTACCAACTAAGCAACGGATGCACTAGTCATGCTCAACAAGACACTgcttattatattgataatagaAGTTCAGATAGCCCAAATTGGGGCCAACTAGACTTGAAACTCTCTTCAATAAAGTCCTGCCCGATTTGAAATAAGAAAATTCGTAAGCAATGCAAGCAATCCAAGTTGCTTTCAAAGTCAATGGCTCTACCTTGACCTACAATGCAACAAGCTGAATTTCACTAAAATCTACAGAGTAATgcaaatattttacaatattccatataatagctatttatgtattaagagcgtaatgcgcgactttatcgctcgcacaaaacagttatcacacgacgcgaagcggagcgtgataattttgcaagagcgataaataagcattacgcgcgaattacatacaaaattttttctacaactgaccaaacctgttaaattacttatatcggcggagttaataataattcgtcttcactgatatccatcatggctgcaTAGTGCAGAAccggtacaattaccgactttttaggttaagatctgacctacttttggcgagctgcttaccatcagctgattagcgagcgtaaagaaactcttctgcgcatgcgcgaatgattagcgagcgtaaagaaaatctactgcgcatgcgcacatggttagcgagcgaaaaagtagattctcctcagaaataagctgttttacgaggagaatcgagtgtgtaaattctttttttacgcgcagttgtagaaaaaatgtatttgtttTTTAGATTAATTTCCAAGGTTTTTGCAGATGAATTAAGGCATTTGGAAGCTGTTTTCCGGCCAGGAAAGCCGAGACGACTATGTCGCTGCAcacttcagtctgctagcgctacctggtAGCGGATCCGAATCCGCCGGTAGGATTCATAATCATActcgcactttccattacccacgcacaagcaaaaaatTAATATGGCATCAACCGCAACAAAAAAAAATAGGTTTTTAGTAGCCTACAAACAGGTGTACATATTATTATCCTAAGCCGTAAGAGTTCTAGTAAAAgtctcattgtattttttatatatgtatagtGAGTTAGGAAAAATCAAATTCGCTCATTAGTCTCAAGAATAGATAGTAATGTAATTTACTGAAAATAATAGATGTGTGATTAGTaggataaataaaaaagttatagaGTACTGTGATCAATAAATCACAGTTTTTAGATGAATAACTCACACACATTAAAATCTCTACAACAATAACCATACAATTAGGTGTAAATTATAGAAtatgttaaaaatatatttttacaaccATAAGAATGAAAAATTCTACTTCACTCACTTTTCATCAGGTCGTTTTTTATTGAAAGTAGGATGACTATTCTCTTTGTCCTTCAGCTTGTCTTTACCAGCAGCATTTCCATGAAGGACCTGCAAGTGAACAGACacagaacaaaaaataaatagcaCAGcaacattaaataaataaatcaaaattgattgattttttgaaggGATCTTTACAAGTGGGCATGGctctaaaaataatttcactTGACTGATGAAGGTTGAAAAGGGATAGTTTAAGGAATAAACCAATGCCACATCCCTTGTAATTTAAGAAGTAACTTGTCATATTTTcgtatcaatattaatttggtGGTGATTTATTTGGATTTCCAACATATCAATTGATCAAGCTTGAAAACATGAATTGAGATTGTCATCCACGTTTatgtggttgacaatttcaaacacttttatgTGGTGACAGCTACtataaaagtggttgacaatttcaattttgtgttttcattatggaaaagtactaCATCACATACAACGCAACTGTAATGATCAAGCTTGCTTGAAATAGGCAACTGTTTATCGACTGAAATTGATAGTAATGTTAACATTATTTGTGGATTTAGTGCGCTCGATTCGCCACTATCAAATAACTAAAACTCAGTTGTAGAGCAGTCTTTTGAGAAAGTTCGCTGAATCACGCCACTAAATCACGCCACATACAACTATTGGATTGATAGCAgtgtaaatttattttgtgtaaatttatttattgttcagCTACTTAATTGGTCTGGTTTCCCAGTTTAATTAAGATCAATAATATCTGATTGATTTTGATGAGCTCCCATTGTGCACAAAAGCTGAACAACATACAGTTTCAGCAGAATGCTTAATCATTTAAAGTACACAAATGAGTCTCACTGAAATGAAACAAAGCATCATTGCTCTGTTGTGTACtgtccaataattattttttcccagCTTCATTGGGTTCAGAACACTATATTTTAGAGCTTTCAACGAAGCTAACGGTTCCTTATAaggataatttttaaatattaaactatacgatatatttttcttcaaatcttcATCTCTtgacacatttgaaaaacaaaaatgttttgattcagaatttgaatTAACATTCAAAGCACTTTTGCGCtgtagttttatttatttatttatttattagaacagtcacaaacacgatatttggaaagagaaacaggcaattgcccaaaacttcttcaattccttgattttggcacataaatagtccaaagtgaggttaagtttaaaatttctgttttcaccaaagattaacactcggAGAATACGTATTcaagatatgactgatgaattttgaatttcgaagggttgataagagccggaaataacactaaacaatccaaaagtttcaataatattgaaataaacttgaaaattttgagcagaaaaattaaaactactatcactgcaactatcagctgattttttttttgttttcatcttAGTAAGTATCAGTGCTAGTGATATATTTTCGACTATTCTGTGAGAAGGCAGCTTTGGATGGGGCTTTCAATCCAATTAATTGAACtggctatttgaaattttcttacATTTCAATAATCCAATTTCAATAGAGGAAAAGACAATGATGAGGTGACAGTCAAGAACCAAACCTGAGACCGTAAGTCCACAGGCAATTTCCGCTACTGAGTTACTTGAGACTAGGACGGAATAGGAACGCACTACAGCGTTGACCGAAAAGAAACGAAGGTTGAAAACAATCTTTGAATTTAATAAACTGAAAGGTGTATTGAATTTAATCAACTGAAAGGTGTATTGAATTTAATCAACTGAAAGGTGTATTGAATTTAATCAACTGAAAGATGTATTGAATTTAATCAACTGAGAGGTGTAAGACTATATTAAATCACCTCCTCTATCTTGAATTCTATTCGAGTTTAGAGATAAAAGAAATGTGGAGGTTCTCCACATATAGACCCAATTAGGTAGGCTACTCTATTCAATCAACACTAGCAAAGTATGATGCAGAAGGGTGCCAGTATTAAAACTGTATTCACATATTATTTGGAGAATATGTTCTTGAAACATCATTCTGAAATTGCTGAATGCATACTCAAGTAgttcatatttcaattattttcataatgtaCCTAGGTCATGTTTCAAGTGACCAAACAATTGTAGTAATAAGTCAGAAATGTTTTAATGCATTCAAACAATGAATAGCATTACACTCGAatatcaaattttcagttttaataataaaaataactatagCCTGTTGCTTTTATCTCCAACTTCTTCTACTCTATTCCTTTACCTCATTTTCATATTCtattataaaatcattcatgtttgtgaaatttgggagaagagcaGTTTTGGTCTGAGCCTGTTGCTCTCTTCCAGTCATTGCTATatgattttttattgtgttgatagatgaaataaaataaatgttctCATTTTGAACTGGATTTTCAGCTTTATCCGAATTATGAAAAAAGTGGAAATTAGTTCAGCAATCATTGTACAACAAGATTTCAGTTATCAATTGATAGCTAGACATCAATCTTTAGagacaaaaaaaattgtttatagTTTGAACAGGAACCTATGTGAGCAAGGTGATATTTGGAGTGAGTTTCACT comes from the Nilaparvata lugens isolate BPH chromosome 1, ASM1435652v1, whole genome shotgun sequence genome and includes:
- the LOC111057382 gene encoding regulator of nonsense transcripts 3B, giving the protein MEASKDKDDEEAVKIKEDESEPADKNYKTKCIEEAAKKMDSPKSKGEQGETKVKEVQSKTGDKDSKTKSKDGKSTDASKKKGKLFKPPTKVVVRRLPPSMTEEEFLQQVEPLPPVDFMYFVQADNSLAPNNFCRAYLNFVNQQDIFIFTQKFDNYVFVDNKGIEYPAVVEFAPFQRIPKQRPNKKKDSKSGTLETDPFYVSFLEKLEIEAQEMSSANNNAKQHFFETNVDTSEATKVSTTPLLEFLHNKYQERRRLREEKRKKDIERKKAKDEFKKAAKKDEETPPIVKVLHGNAAGKDKLKDKENSHPTFNKKRPDEKVRENRVRVWKSYQDEKPKQVEKREDQKRKPGLGKSQKSSNDETREEDQITKDNEDVKDDEDYYDEKTEKVQDEEKDTSENSTTTQKKVTSGQAYQEYQEAQRAKRNEERRRYREERALKRKEERLRHKKAAAEKRALDNNERYKDRSGSGGSKGPPSSVDRKAKSSYSSRFEDAGEWKKHSERAKDFDKKVKEASDRKMSSNNDNDCHSSDRLVSKDVSHDAGESSGSCKRATSSEADAGDGDGRDPSSKLESSNSIDGQNNNGRSNSESMDRENTPEENNKKAGISKDSKIIMKRGSDIELGVNDEDIKTNEEVSSFMSNEDKKEECIKRRNSMEMYKDGKEENGEKHKRRESGRRSSLESGDQNVSVKSLAERRDQGKEESGDSKERLKEQGEDPRTKRRIRNKDRPSMEIYRPGMGRFSKQRLEKDKVGSSTEVDSPSPSPSPTPTPKLRHSNSNSSSQGRAT